GGTAAAAGCTGATTCGGTCGCAGGCAACGGCTGGGTTTTCTTCCTGGCAGCCGATTTCTTATAAGTCAGGGCTTCATTGGTTGCGATTCGGTATATCCAGGTGAAAAGAGAGCTTCGGGATTCAAAACGATGGATATTGCGATACGCTTTGATAAACGTATTTTGCAGTACATCGTCCGTATCATCATGGCTTTCCACGATGTTGCGTATCACCCAATACAAGCGTTCCTGATATTTGAGCATCAAATGCCTTAAACCGGTATTTTGACTACCGGTTTGCTGCATTAGTTGTACGATCTCATTGTCAGTCATGTATTTGAATGAATTCTTTGATTCGGATCCAAAACTACATCTTAGACGATCATTGTCCCTCAAAGTTTAAGGGCTAATGAGTATTTTTAAGACAAAATTTGGTTGTTTTAAAGATGGGTAAGTTATTTTGGAATTTGGTTAGACAGTGGATGGGTTGGAAAATAGAAGGTTTTGATATCAATTCTATCCCTAAAGCCCTGGTGATTGTGGCGCCCCATACTTCAGGCTGGGATGTCATAGTAGGTTTATTTACAAGGGGGAGTCAGGGGACTGATATCCGTTTTATGGGAAAACATACTTTATTCAAACCACCATTTGGATTTGTATTCAGATGGTTGGGTGGGGTGCCGGTGGATCGCACCAAAAATACCAACCTTGTGGATACCATTGCTCATTATTTCAAGGATAATGAAGTGTT
The window above is part of the Saprospiraceae bacterium genome. Proteins encoded here:
- a CDS encoding 1-acyl-sn-glycerol-3-phosphate acyltransferase; protein product: MGKLFWNLVRQWMGWKIEGFDINSIPKALVIVAPHTSGWDVIVGLFTRGSQGTDIRFMGKHTLFKPPFGFVFRWLGGVPVDRTKNTNLVDTIAHYFKDNEVFRIAMAPEGTRKKVDQLKSGFYYMARKANVPIVMAKFDYEHKIVTYSDPFMTSEDKDADMAKVWAYFKGVKGKHPELSIT
- a CDS encoding RNA polymerase sigma factor; the encoded protein is MTDNEIVQLMQQTGSQNTGLRHLMLKYQERLYWVIRNIVESHDDTDDVLQNTFIKAYRNIHRFESRSSLFTWIYRIATNEALTYKKSAARKKTQPLPATESAFTNHSSESSNSEEEVIERLKSALSTLPDRQRQVFELRYYDEMSYEQIAKLLDLSEGALKASYHHAVKKIELHLVHTSTH